In Fluviicola taffensis DSM 16823, the following are encoded in one genomic region:
- the glyA gene encoding serine hydroxymethyltransferase: MKRDQEIFDLIIAERQRQEHGIELIASENFVSDEVMEAMGSVLTNKYAEGLPGKRYYGGCEVVDKVEQLAIDRLCKLFGATWANVQPHSGAQANAAVFLACLKPGDKILGFDLSHGGHLTHGSSVNFSGKLYDPHFYGVSQETGQVDYDMMEEVAKREKPKMIICGASAYSRDWDYARIRKIADEVGALILADISHPAGLIAAGLLNDPLDYCHIVTTTTHKTLRGPRGGVIMMRNNFDNPFGLKWNNGNPKSMGALLDAAVFPGIQGGPLEHVIAAKAVAFGEALSDGYKIYMTQVKKNAALMADEFMKLGYKIISGGTDNHSMLIDLRSKGVTGKDAENNLVLADITVNKNMVPFDTESPFITSGIRVGTSAITSRGIKETEIPTIVKLIDRVLMNIGDEETIHKVRSEVNALMSARPLFTW; the protein is encoded by the coding sequence ATGAAACGCGATCAAGAAATATTTGACTTAATTATTGCAGAAAGACAGCGTCAAGAGCATGGTATTGAATTAATTGCATCTGAAAATTTCGTCTCTGATGAGGTAATGGAAGCAATGGGTTCTGTGTTGACAAATAAATATGCAGAAGGACTTCCTGGAAAGCGCTATTACGGTGGATGTGAAGTGGTTGACAAAGTAGAGCAATTGGCAATTGATCGTTTGTGTAAATTATTTGGAGCGACTTGGGCAAATGTGCAACCACATTCGGGGGCGCAAGCAAATGCGGCTGTTTTCTTGGCGTGTTTAAAACCAGGAGATAAAATTTTAGGGTTCGATTTGTCTCATGGTGGACATTTAACACACGGATCTTCGGTAAATTTTTCTGGAAAATTATACGACCCACATTTCTATGGTGTAAGTCAAGAAACTGGACAAGTGGATTATGACATGATGGAAGAAGTGGCGAAACGCGAAAAACCAAAAATGATTATTTGTGGTGCATCCGCTTATTCCAGAGATTGGGATTATGCACGCATTCGCAAAATTGCAGATGAGGTTGGAGCTCTCATTTTAGCAGATATTTCTCATCCAGCAGGATTGATTGCAGCAGGATTATTGAATGATCCTTTGGATTATTGTCACATTGTTACTACTACGACTCACAAAACATTGCGTGGCCCTCGTGGAGGTGTCATCATGATGCGTAATAATTTCGACAATCCATTTGGTTTGAAATGGAACAACGGAAACCCGAAATCAATGGGGGCTTTGTTGGATGCAGCAGTGTTTCCAGGAATTCAAGGTGGACCATTGGAGCACGTAATCGCAGCAAAAGCAGTCGCATTTGGAGAAGCGTTATCAGACGGATACAAAATATACATGACTCAAGTGAAAAAGAATGCTGCATTGATGGCGGATGAATTCATGAAATTGGGGTATAAAATCATTTCTGGAGGAACAGACAATCACAGCATGCTAATCGATTTACGATCAAAAGGAGTAACTGGAAAAGATGCAGAAAACAACTTGGTTTTGGCAGATATCACGGTGAACAAGAACATGGTTCCTTTCGATACAGAATCTCCATTCATCACTTCCGGAATTCGTGTTGGAACATCTGCAATTACATCCAGAGGAATTAAAGAAACAGAAATCCCAACAATCGTAAAATTGATTGACCGTGTATTGATGAACATTGGCGACGAAGAAACGATTCACAAAGTACGTTCCGAGGTGAATGCACTAATGAGTGCAAGACCTTTGTTTACGTGGTAA
- a CDS encoding T9SS type B sorting domain-containing protein, whose amino-acid sequence MKLLLLLFFGLVFGGQFLAQEIEHKHNTHYALIENKGQWAEKVLFQSKSQGNNIWVQQHGFLYDLRDYSPMKRAHLGNSTDTSTEIKSALSAAHFLNSNEVYEIIKEKPLPYYYNYFLGNDSTKWTSDVRSFNEVTLKNFYNGIDLKVFDTPEKFKYELWCSPGSPINNIQIDLIHFQQISIAKNGDLILKTSLGEIIEQKPIAYQLLNGKLTEILCAFKLNGSILSFQLGKYNPLASIIIDPVLIFATYSGSPSDNFGMTATYGYDGTAYSAGTIYGNAYPTPDNSAYDITSTFTALSNPTYGITDVFVSKYSPDGEDMLWTTFLGGGSQTQGTETAHSLICDRNNNLYIYGATSSTNFPMVNAYQPTHAGGAAGANFTSNGVHFNSPGTDIYVSKISANGHNLLASTYVGGSLNDGVNMKSGANNYDSLTTNYGDNFRGEIMLDSLGNCLIASSSRSNNFPVLNAFQPTKAGQQDGVIFKLTSNLSTMLWSSYFGGTDNDACYSVKIDSSYNIVFSGGTSSTNIPGTTGGLNPNYLGGKADGFVGKLTPNGQTLIQSTYIGANQYDQAFFVEINRNDEIFILGQSVGGNFPVINSQSYPNSSQFIAKLNPNLTTVLNSTVFGNGSPNINISPAAFLVDICGNMYVSGWGASILQANPLSGMPVSSDAYQSSSGDGFNFYLFVYKRDFSGLLYGSYLGGGQAQEHVDGGTSRFDKNGVVYQSVCGGCQGYSDFPTTPNAWSNQNLSSNCNNIVFKFDFQLLPKAEFNPSGLGGCEDYTVTLTNTSSPSDSYEWDLGNGTTSTVFSPTVTYTDPGVYIVKLRVTDSICLITDTNQITITVLPDIQLSVSNDTILCSPLPMTFTANSSGSADYFIWSTNSQFTDTLNVSVADSTLTVTPSQTTTYYINAGNAACSKIDSVTVYFVGGSLVISGNDSICLNDPTTLTANINVPGITFNYVWSPLNILTTTGQQNVVIANPPTSQWVYVDASGSNGCFDRDSIYVTVGTISGAVNAQANPEYIVPGGASTLTASPSGYSYFWIPPTNLSNPLGQITEATPPQTTIYTVNITDGICTKSASVKVNVLEVVCDRTYVFIPNAFSPNGDLENDVLYVRSVIATKILFRIFDRWGEMVFETTDQNSGWDGTFRGKLLKPDTYDYYLEATCVQGEQKIIKGNVTLIR is encoded by the coding sequence ATGAAGCTATTGTTACTCTTGTTTTTTGGACTTGTTTTCGGTGGTCAATTTCTTGCTCAAGAGATCGAACACAAGCATAATACACATTATGCATTGATTGAAAACAAAGGGCAATGGGCCGAAAAAGTGTTATTTCAATCCAAGTCACAAGGAAACAATATTTGGGTTCAGCAACACGGATTCCTCTATGACTTAAGGGATTATTCCCCCATGAAACGCGCACACCTTGGAAACAGTACGGATACTTCGACAGAAATTAAAAGCGCATTATCGGCTGCCCATTTTCTAAATTCCAATGAGGTTTATGAAATAATCAAAGAGAAGCCTCTGCCCTATTATTACAATTACTTCTTAGGAAATGACTCCACAAAATGGACTTCAGACGTTAGAAGTTTCAACGAAGTAACACTCAAGAATTTCTATAACGGAATTGATTTGAAAGTTTTTGACACACCAGAAAAATTCAAGTATGAATTGTGGTGTTCACCAGGAAGTCCGATCAATAACATTCAGATTGATCTCATCCATTTCCAGCAGATTTCAATTGCTAAAAACGGTGATTTGATCCTTAAAACAAGTTTGGGCGAAATAATTGAACAAAAACCGATTGCATATCAACTTTTGAATGGAAAACTCACCGAAATTCTCTGTGCTTTTAAATTAAACGGTAGCATCTTATCTTTTCAACTTGGCAAGTACAATCCGCTCGCAAGTATTATTATTGATCCAGTTTTAATATTCGCGACCTATTCTGGATCTCCTTCAGATAACTTTGGAATGACCGCGACTTATGGCTACGATGGAACTGCTTATTCTGCTGGAACAATCTATGGCAATGCTTATCCTACTCCGGATAATTCTGCCTACGATATCACATCCACTTTTACAGCATTAAGTAATCCTACGTACGGAATTACAGACGTATTTGTATCCAAATATTCACCCGATGGCGAAGATATGCTCTGGACCACTTTTTTGGGTGGAGGAAGTCAAACTCAGGGAACAGAGACAGCACATAGTTTGATCTGTGATCGAAACAACAACCTTTATATCTACGGAGCAACTTCAAGCACTAACTTCCCAATGGTCAATGCTTATCAGCCAACACATGCAGGCGGAGCAGCGGGAGCGAACTTCACAAGCAACGGAGTTCATTTCAACTCACCTGGAACAGATATCTATGTTTCAAAAATCAGTGCCAATGGACATAACCTGCTTGCATCAACCTATGTGGGAGGTTCGCTCAACGATGGGGTAAATATGAAAAGTGGTGCGAATAATTATGATTCATTGACCACTAATTACGGAGACAATTTCAGAGGAGAGATCATGCTCGACTCCTTAGGAAACTGTCTCATTGCGTCCTCCAGTCGATCAAACAATTTCCCTGTACTGAATGCTTTTCAACCAACAAAAGCTGGTCAGCAGGATGGTGTTATTTTTAAATTGACCAGTAACCTGAGCACGATGTTGTGGTCGAGCTATTTTGGGGGAACAGATAACGACGCATGCTATTCCGTAAAAATTGATTCCAGCTACAATATTGTTTTTTCGGGAGGAACTTCCAGTACTAACATTCCTGGAACCACCGGTGGATTGAATCCCAATTATTTGGGTGGAAAAGCAGATGGTTTTGTAGGAAAACTCACTCCTAACGGTCAAACGTTGATACAAAGCACATATATCGGCGCCAATCAGTACGATCAGGCTTTCTTTGTTGAAATAAACCGCAACGATGAAATTTTTATTTTAGGACAATCTGTTGGTGGTAATTTCCCGGTAATTAACTCTCAGAGTTATCCCAACAGCAGCCAGTTTATCGCAAAATTAAATCCAAACTTAACGACCGTCTTAAATTCCACTGTCTTCGGAAATGGAAGCCCGAACATCAATATTTCTCCGGCAGCATTCCTGGTTGATATTTGCGGTAATATGTACGTTTCCGGTTGGGGAGCTAGCATTTTACAAGCCAACCCATTAAGCGGAATGCCGGTCAGTTCGGATGCCTATCAATCCAGTTCAGGTGACGGATTTAACTTCTATTTGTTCGTTTACAAAAGAGATTTCTCTGGCTTGCTTTACGGTAGTTATTTGGGTGGCGGACAGGCGCAGGAACACGTGGACGGAGGAACTTCCCGTTTTGATAAAAATGGTGTTGTTTACCAAAGTGTCTGTGGAGGATGTCAGGGATATAGTGATTTTCCCACTACTCCAAATGCCTGGTCAAACCAAAATCTCAGTTCCAACTGCAACAACATCGTCTTTAAATTTGATTTCCAGCTTCTTCCTAAAGCAGAATTTAACCCAAGTGGTTTAGGAGGATGTGAAGATTACACAGTTACACTTACTAATACAAGCTCCCCATCTGATTCCTATGAATGGGATCTCGGTAATGGAACAACTTCAACAGTCTTCTCACCAACAGTTACTTATACTGATCCAGGAGTTTACATTGTTAAACTGCGGGTAACCGATTCTATATGCTTAATTACAGACACGAATCAAATTACCATAACAGTACTTCCGGATATTCAACTTTCGGTTTCAAATGACACCATTCTTTGTTCTCCTTTACCAATGACTTTCACTGCAAATTCAAGTGGTTCTGCAGATTATTTCATTTGGTCAACAAATAGCCAATTTACAGATACCCTGAATGTTTCAGTAGCTGATTCTACTCTAACTGTAACACCTTCGCAAACGACAACCTATTATATCAACGCAGGAAATGCTGCCTGTTCAAAAATTGATAGTGTGACCGTTTATTTCGTGGGTGGAAGTTTGGTCATCAGCGGAAATGACTCTATTTGTCTCAATGATCCAACCACATTAACTGCTAACATAAACGTTCCTGGTATCACTTTCAATTATGTTTGGAGCCCACTGAATATTCTAACTACAACTGGTCAGCAAAACGTGGTCATTGCAAATCCGCCAACGAGTCAATGGGTATATGTCGATGCAAGTGGCTCAAACGGTTGTTTTGATCGCGATTCAATTTACGTAACTGTTGGAACTATTTCAGGTGCGGTGAACGCTCAAGCAAATCCAGAATACATTGTTCCAGGAGGGGCATCCACACTGACAGCATCTCCGAGTGGTTATTCTTACTTTTGGATTCCTCCAACCAATCTCTCCAACCCGTTAGGTCAAATCACAGAAGCAACACCTCCTCAAACAACTATTTACACGGTAAATATTACCGATGGAATTTGCACCAAATCAGCATCTGTAAAGGTGAATGTTCTGGAAGTTGTCTGTGATCGAACGTATGTTTTTATTCCAAATGCTTTTTCACCAAATGGTGATTTAGAGAATGATGTTCTCTATGTGCGAAGTGTCATTGCTACCAAAATTCTTTTCCGAATCTTTGATCGTTGGGGAGAAATGGTATTTGAAACAACCGATCAAAATAGTGGCTGGGATGGAACGTTTAGAGGAAAACTATTAAAACCAGATACTTATGATTATTATTTGGAAGCTACTTGTGTTCAAGGTGAACAAAAAATAATCAAGGGAAATGTGACGCTTATTCGTTAA
- a CDS encoding DinB family protein, with the protein MTTQWVFNEVATITEKNIHHLKSKFSKYSESQMNWKPNPTTWSLTEIFAHLNAYATFYHRVLNERIDGTRFRVPRINYTSSPLGKSAWMSMKLGNARNVKRKFNAPIQYNPTVTTGLVTGNEVESLLVGQKQFLDIIEKSVSVSLKKVKVPLSMSKLVRLRLGDALLFVAYHNDRHLEQALNLTKNSQFPKK; encoded by the coding sequence ATGACAACTCAATGGGTCTTCAATGAAGTGGCTACTATTACCGAGAAAAATATCCATCACTTGAAATCCAAGTTTTCCAAGTATTCGGAAAGTCAAATGAATTGGAAACCGAATCCAACAACTTGGAGTTTAACGGAGATTTTTGCCCATTTGAATGCTTACGCCACATTCTATCATCGTGTTCTCAATGAGCGTATTGATGGAACACGGTTTCGAGTTCCAAGAATCAATTACACATCTTCTCCCTTGGGAAAATCTGCTTGGATGTCGATGAAATTGGGGAATGCACGGAATGTGAAACGGAAATTTAATGCACCAATCCAATACAATCCAACTGTAACAACCGGATTAGTAACAGGTAATGAGGTTGAATCACTCTTAGTTGGTCAAAAACAGTTCTTGGATATTATCGAAAAGTCAGTTTCTGTCAGCCTAAAGAAAGTCAAAGTTCCACTTTCGATGTCGAAATTGGTTCGATTGAGATTGGGGGATGCTTTGCTATTTGTAGCGTATCACAATGACCGACATTTGGAACAGGCTTTGAATTTGACTAAAAATTCTCAATTTCCTAAAAAGTGA
- a CDS encoding NlpC/P60 family protein, which translates to MSRIHAFCKASIAPVRAEASDRSELVTQLLFGELVEITEVQDNWLKIRSFMDGYEGWMDPKQLQDLREKEFSRWLDGLVVEHSEFRIVEGPEGKQILPKGFFRPADADETFTIGKSTYSFLNEEEEMPTSRIDFAQSYLNAPYLWGGKTMFGVDCSGLMQQVHRVFNYQLPRDASQQVEMGLEIDFEDREAGDLAFFISDSGTIHHVGLLVNKDEIIHAHGYVRIDDFNSRGIIRKIDEVNSHKLHSIKRL; encoded by the coding sequence GTGAGTAGAATTCATGCATTTTGTAAAGCGAGCATTGCTCCAGTTCGAGCAGAAGCAAGCGATCGATCAGAACTAGTAACGCAATTGTTGTTTGGTGAATTGGTTGAAATTACGGAGGTACAAGACAATTGGCTGAAAATCCGTTCGTTTATGGATGGATATGAAGGTTGGATGGACCCAAAACAACTTCAAGACTTAAGGGAAAAAGAATTTTCTCGCTGGTTAGATGGACTGGTAGTTGAGCATTCCGAATTCCGAATAGTAGAAGGACCTGAGGGAAAACAAATTTTACCAAAGGGATTTTTTCGTCCGGCAGATGCGGATGAAACGTTTACGATTGGTAAATCAACCTATTCGTTTTTAAATGAGGAAGAAGAAATGCCAACTTCACGCATTGATTTTGCTCAAAGCTATTTGAACGCTCCTTATTTGTGGGGAGGAAAAACGATGTTTGGGGTTGATTGTTCGGGATTGATGCAGCAAGTTCACCGCGTTTTCAATTACCAATTGCCAAGAGATGCTTCACAACAAGTAGAAATGGGGTTGGAGATTGATTTTGAAGACCGAGAAGCAGGTGATTTGGCTTTCTTTATTTCGGATTCAGGAACGATTCATCATGTTGGTTTGTTGGTGAATAAAGATGAAATTATTCATGCTCACGGCTATGTGCGAATCGATGATTTTAATTCCCGAGGAATTATTCGAAAAATAGATGAAGTGAATTCACACAAATTACATTCGATCAAAAGACTCTAA
- a CDS encoding fibronectin type III domain-containing protein, which yields MKNNIFTTIKTCLLILTLGFWQTGFSQVSINAHNTDFNTNLNGWNGTLPTGFTRLTSLTYQGNSSSSITGGVYAVSNSGFGYKPSGSATSCWIEGTFQNTTGSTITEVVISYQAFSIASDSRIPTWTATSSLGNVSALNWTYTATNTPASPANKTVTLTGLNVANNATFTLRFTSDRGTGSGASPMIGLNNIKVKSVLAVCDIPTNLAENNVTATTSDFNWDADGSNNFQYVLSQTATSPTGAGTAINGISFSTSSLTPSTTYFFHLRQNCGSGNFSNWTYVNFTTPACLSPTGLTASNTTTNSSDLSWNAQGSNGFEYVVDQTATNPTGSGTATTGTTYNATSLNPLTTYYLHVRTNCGGGNFSAWETISFTTLIEPCIAPTGLTAANTTHNSSDLSWNAQGSSTFEYVVDQINTDPATAGTSTTGTTYNATALTPLTTYYLHVRTNCVQGNTSDWETISFTTLIEPCIAPTGLTAANTAHNSSDLSWDAQGSSTFEYVVDQINTDPATAGTSTTGTTYNATALTPLTTYYLHVRTNCVQGNTSGWETISFTTLIEPCIAPTGLTAANTTHNSSDLSWDAQGSSTFEYVVDQTLTDPATAGTSTTGTTYDATALTPLTTYYLHVRTNCVQGNTSDWETISFTTLIEPCIAPTGLTAANTTHNSSDLSWNAQGSSTFEYVVDQINTDPATAGTSTNGTTYNATSLTPLTTYYLHVRTNCVQGNTSDWETISFITLVTPCISPTGLTAANTTHNSSDLSWDTQGSNTFEYVVDQINADPIILGTPTTGTSHHATSLNPLTTYYLHIRTDCSGTNFSPWETISFTTLIEPCTAPTGLVDANTTHNSSVLSWNPQGTNDFEYVFNQTATAPTGSGTVTSDTSYEATSLNPSTMYYLHVRANCIQGNTSDWTTYSFTTLVEPCIAPTGLTASNTTHNSSVLSWNPQGMNDFEFVVDENATSPMGSGTTTSDTSYNAAGLTSETTYYIHVRTDCGNGNFSPWETFSFTTLVGPCAAPTGLTASTITGHAADLSWNTQTGNTFEYVLNQTATAPTASGTATANAVFTASGLTGSTIHYFHVRTDCGNGNFSPWTTLSFTTLSTVGLEEQETISLNVYPNPANGLVTISGQTTGIVTLTNLKGQQLMTLDLEQTNSFDISNLESGMYFVIYETGTQNALIKVIKE from the coding sequence ATGAAAAACAACATTTTTACAACAATTAAAACCTGTCTTCTCATCCTTACTTTGGGATTCTGGCAAACAGGATTCTCACAAGTGAGTATTAACGCTCACAACACAGATTTCAACACCAATTTGAACGGTTGGAACGGAACACTTCCTACTGGATTTACAAGACTTACCAGTCTTACATACCAAGGTAATTCATCCAGCTCAATTACTGGCGGAGTCTATGCCGTTTCAAATAGTGGATTTGGATATAAACCGAGCGGAAGTGCTACAAGTTGTTGGATAGAAGGTACTTTTCAAAACACAACAGGAAGCACAATCACTGAGGTTGTAATTAGCTATCAGGCTTTTAGTATTGCTTCCGATTCACGAATTCCAACTTGGACAGCAACTTCAAGTCTTGGAAATGTATCAGCATTGAACTGGACATATACAGCAACGAATACTCCCGCTTCACCTGCAAATAAAACGGTTACTTTAACAGGCCTGAATGTAGCTAACAATGCTACGTTCACACTTCGATTCACATCAGACCGTGGAACAGGATCAGGTGCTTCTCCTATGATCGGTTTGAATAACATTAAAGTAAAATCAGTACTTGCCGTATGCGATATCCCAACCAATCTTGCTGAAAACAACGTAACGGCAACAACTTCAGATTTCAATTGGGATGCTGATGGTTCCAACAACTTCCAATATGTATTGAGTCAAACAGCAACCTCTCCAACGGGAGCTGGAACGGCAATTAACGGAATATCTTTCAGCACATCATCATTAACTCCTTCTACTACCTACTTTTTTCACTTGCGTCAAAATTGTGGGAGTGGAAATTTCTCCAACTGGACATACGTCAACTTTACGACACCTGCTTGTCTTTCTCCAACCGGATTAACTGCCAGTAATACAACAACCAATTCTTCTGATTTATCATGGAATGCACAAGGAAGCAATGGATTTGAATACGTAGTTGATCAAACGGCAACAAACCCAACAGGTTCAGGAACAGCAACAACAGGAACAACTTATAATGCAACATCATTGAATCCATTGACGACTTATTATTTACATGTCCGTACAAATTGTGGAGGAGGTAATTTTTCTGCATGGGAAACGATTTCATTTACGACTTTAATCGAACCATGTATTGCGCCAACTGGATTGACAGCTGCAAATACAACGCACAACTCTTCTGATTTATCGTGGAATGCGCAAGGAAGCAGCACTTTCGAATATGTGGTTGACCAAATCAATACAGATCCAGCAACGGCGGGAACTTCAACGACTGGAACAACTTACAATGCAACTGCATTAACTCCATTAACGACGTATTACTTACATGTTCGCACAAACTGCGTTCAGGGAAATACATCTGATTGGGAAACGATTTCTTTCACAACGTTAATTGAACCATGCATTGCACCAACAGGATTGACAGCTGCAAATACAGCGCACAACTCTTCTGATTTATCGTGGGATGCACAAGGAAGCAGTACTTTCGAATATGTGGTTGACCAAATCAATACAGATCCAGCAACAGCGGGAACTTCAACGACTGGAACAACTTACAATGCAACTGCATTAACTCCATTAACCACTTATTACTTACATGTTCGCACAAACTGCGTTCAGGGAAATACATCTGGTTGGGAAACGATTTCTTTCACAACGTTAATTGAACCATGTATTGCGCCAACTGGATTGACAGCTGCAAATACAACGCACAACTCTTCTGATTTATCGTGGGATGCACAAGGAAGCAGCACTTTCGAATATGTGGTTGACCAAACATTGACAGATCCAGCAACAGCGGGAACTTCAACGACTGGAACAACTTACGATGCAACTGCATTAACTCCATTAACCACTTATTACTTACATGTTCGCACAAACTGCGTTCAGGGAAATACATCTGATTGGGAAACAATTTCTTTCACAACGTTAATTGAACCATGTATTGCGCCAACTGGATTGACAGCTGCAAATACAACGCACAACTCTTCTGATTTATCGTGGAACGCACAAGGAAGCAGCACTTTCGAATATGTGGTTGACCAAATCAATACAGATCCAGCAACAGCAGGAACTTCAACGAATGGAACAACTTACAATGCAACTTCATTAACTCCATTGACAACTTATTACTTACACGTTCGCACAAACTGTGTTCAGGGAAATACATCTGATTGGGAAACAATCTCTTTTATAACTCTGGTTACACCATGCATTTCACCAACAGGATTAACTGCCGCAAATACAACTCACAACTCTTCTGATTTATCTTGGGATACTCAAGGAAGTAATACGTTTGAATATGTCGTTGACCAAATTAATGCAGATCCAATCATTTTAGGAACACCAACAACTGGAACGAGTCACCATGCAACATCACTAAATCCGCTTACAACTTATTACCTGCACATTCGCACGGATTGTAGTGGAACAAATTTCTCTCCGTGGGAAACGATTTCTTTCACAACGTTGATTGAACCATGTACGGCACCAACTGGATTGGTTGATGCAAATACAACACATAACTCATCTGTTCTGTCGTGGAATCCACAAGGAACGAATGATTTTGAATACGTCTTTAATCAAACAGCAACGGCTCCAACTGGTTCGGGAACAGTAACTTCAGACACAAGTTATGAAGCTACAAGTTTAAATCCTTCTACTATGTATTATCTACATGTTCGTGCGAACTGCATTCAAGGAAACACTTCTGACTGGACTACTTATTCGTTCACCACACTCGTTGAACCATGTATTGCGCCAACTGGATTGACAGCTTCAAATACAACGCACAACTCATCTGTTTTGTCATGGAATCCACAAGGAATGAATGATTTTGAATTTGTAGTTGATGAAAATGCGACTTCTCCAATGGGTTCTGGAACTACAACTTCAGATACGAGTTACAACGCAGCAGGGTTGACTTCTGAAACAACTTATTACATCCACGTTCGTACGGATTGTGGAAACGGAAACTTCTCTCCATGGGAAACTTTTTCTTTCACAACATTGGTTGGACCATGTGCTGCTCCAACTGGATTGACGGCATCAACTATTACAGGACATGCTGCAGACCTAAGCTGGAACACGCAAACTGGAAACACGTTTGAATATGTCTTAAATCAAACAGCAACAGCACCAACTGCAAGTGGAACAGCAACAGCAAACGCTGTATTTACTGCATCTGGCTTAACGGGTTCAACGATTCACTATTTCCACGTTAGAACCGATTGCGGAAACGGAAATTTCTCTCCATGGACAACACTTTCTTTCACAACACTTTCTACTGTTGGACTAGAAGAGCAAGAAACTATTAGTTTAAACGTTTATCCGAATCCAGCGAATGGATTGGTTACAATTTCAGGGCAGACAACAGGAATTGTAACACTTACAAACTTGAAAGGTCAACAATTAATGACTTTGGATTTAGAGCAAACAAATTCGTTTGATATTTCGAATCTAGAAAGCGGGATGTATTTCGTGATTTATGAAACCGGAACTCAAAATGCGCTTATCAAAGTGATTAAGGAGTAA
- a CDS encoding aspartyl/asparaginyl beta-hydroxylase domain-containing protein: MSIKQVTKYLKFPIQFDEQLLVSDLKRAMEGEWISHFNTGGYTGNWKAVSLYAANGNEQNIFAHLQDYTSISETPLMKECAYFKEVLNQFKCDILSARLLRLEVGAEIKPHTDHELGYEDGQFRLHIPIVTNPEIEFILDGERLTMLPGECWYTNVNFVHSVANRGTIDRVHLVIDGVRNAWTDELFFSLAPESSFETDREEKLSDETIIRMLEELRSNPLMANHPIVEELERKLKSWS; the protein is encoded by the coding sequence ATGAGTATAAAACAAGTAACAAAATACCTGAAGTTTCCCATTCAGTTTGATGAGCAGCTGTTAGTTTCGGATCTCAAGCGTGCCATGGAGGGGGAATGGATTTCGCATTTCAATACAGGGGGTTATACTGGGAATTGGAAAGCTGTTTCGTTGTATGCGGCAAATGGAAACGAACAAAATATTTTTGCACATCTACAAGATTACACTTCTATTTCTGAAACACCCTTGATGAAAGAATGTGCTTATTTCAAAGAAGTACTTAATCAGTTTAAATGCGATATCCTTTCAGCTCGATTATTGAGGTTGGAGGTCGGTGCAGAAATAAAACCACATACTGATCATGAATTAGGTTATGAAGACGGGCAGTTTCGTTTGCATATTCCAATTGTAACCAATCCAGAAATTGAATTCATTCTGGATGGAGAAAGACTGACCATGCTTCCTGGAGAATGTTGGTACACCAATGTGAATTTTGTTCATTCGGTAGCGAATCGAGGAACAATTGACCGGGTTCATTTGGTGATTGATGGCGTTCGAAATGCCTGGACAGACGAACTTTTTTTCTCACTTGCTCCAGAATCAAGTTTTGAAACCGATCGGGAAGAAAAACTTTCGGACGAAACCATTATCCGTATGTTGGAAGAGTTGAGAAGCAATCCGTTGATGGCAAACCACCCGATAGTAGAAGAATTGGAAAGGAAGTTGAAAAGCTGGAGTTGA